A window of Chrysoperla carnea chromosome 3, inChrCarn1.1, whole genome shotgun sequence genomic DNA:
AACATCGTCACATGAGTTTATTATTAAGTTCAACTAAATGACGACTTACCATTCCAGcatatttttttgtcttatgAAGTCATTggctttcaaaaaattaagagggcgtttagttttgaaaaaaaagcacAATCAGATTCTatgaataaatgtttcaaacaaaacaattttttcaaaaggttatattttacagttttcaatttcagTTTAACCAATATATTCCTGTGAAAATCGAATGCCGAACTTTGAAAGATTATGTAATAGAGTAGATTGCTGAATAAATAAAGACCCATAATTTCTAGTTCTAAATTAggattcaacaataaaaatgatactACCAACATATTGGAATATCTAATAAAGATggatgaaataaataaacaaaaaaaagttttttatgcttCCTGTTAAAAAAGCTTTAGAATTGATACCACTCCTTCCTTAAATTGAgtttaaaattggattttttttgtcaagATATAGAGACCTATCGAACCGTACGCGTTTTGTACGACGGGATCAAGTCCAGATAACACTTGCGAGGTATTGTACggagttgaaatgaaaattaattatttctattgtCGGAGTTTACATCCTGcattacaatagtttatttcttacatatatatttaacaataacagTAATAAACTAAAATACCAAGTCTTTCGTGAAAAATACGATcggaaatgaaaaatattataaaaccatTTGTAATTGCTGGTTCACCCTAcaaaaatacattgaaataacaatatcataactttttaaatgagTATAAATTAccaaaagtattaatttatctaccaaaaataaaaacatgaacaTATCTTTAAATTTAGGGGGTGAACAACAACATAATAGGTAGGGTACAAATTTATACGTCCATaagtataaaaacatattttagtcGGGCTCATGACATACAGATCACACTTGGGTAATATCGTAACTAGCCACCTCCACCTGAtgataaatacacaaaaatacacGACAATGTGTTTGAAACACGAAAAATTACACTAACGGTATTGCAatgaaatacatttaatatcaaaaaaagtgtaataaaattttatttattatgtataaaatgcaTTAGTAAAAGTTAAGGGAAAGTTGTCTAGGTACATCCACcgcagtttttagttttttcatcaCCTTTGTGGTACTtgagtgtttatttatttttccaaaatataattcACTTTTTTGACAAGCAGCTGGCAAAATAAGGTAAcaagtttgttttgttttcactcTTGTATGCAAGTGAATCGTCATAAGTGTTGTAaatgtatctaagaacactgtccattaaattaccattttcctCAGAGCCTTCTCCAAGCTGAACCTTCATTTCGTCTCAAATAtcagttttccaaattaatcttaaggaAATTActcttgttaaataataaaacatacctttaacagtgaaatttacaaaatttgaagaaacCCCGAGAAATTTTACGGGTACGTAGGGCAAAACTCGCACTTTAAACGTAtcaaagaacactctctattatctttttcctttagagccttctccaaactgaaccgattttgatgatcgtCGCTGAAACATAGCTGAGAGCACTCctctttaaattacctttcaaacaaaacaaaaaaattcaaatcagttcatccgtttaggcactacaatGCCagaggcagacagacagacagacatacacacataacggtcaaactaattacactcctttttttgggtcagggggttaaaaatacaaaaattgagttgtTTTTTTCAAAGCTCTGATTCCAAATAATaaagcataaaaaatttaacaaacttttatcattttatttcatttcatctaTTTCTACACCATTTTATCATATGGTTCGTAGATTTTTAAAGATGGGGTAACCTAGACAGTAAGGATAATCATTGACtcaattttttacactttttacttTATACATCCTCAATTCAAAGAACTGGTGACATACAGAAAAATTCTCTCTTTCGTCAGACCTTTCCAACAATATgtcaaattgtaattgtaatttctCAAATTCATTCTTAATCGAAAATTACGGACATTAGTCAAAAATATGGTAAACCTCAACAACATTCCCGTATATTATACGAAATATATAAACCATGTATTTAATATACCCCAACCAAAACTACATGCAACTAAAAACATTTACTTAATTCAGAATGGTCGGGGGTGGGtgcgatataataataataattatttatgtatattatatatatatataaaagttagtAAGTATATTAGACTTGTATatgcttttgaaaataataataataataggaaaaGTTGCATTTAACTAAATAATGATACCCACAAAATACAGAGTCCTTtaggaataatttaaattcaatgcaGGGTTATTaggtattgtattttatattaaggatgtatgagcatgacaacaatgtttgatttaaaggctcaaaatttgtttgtaggtagtcttttactcaaagaatatgtggttaaaatttcagcataggtaaccgggcaaatttttaagaaaaaagtcattaaaaatcgatataaaatacattggcccttgtggaggaatctcaaaaaacgacatattttggaagtttttgataattttcatttggaatgaatgaaaacaaattttaaaaaaactttttaatagaaagtaaacatattagcaatgaattagaaaataaaaaaactaagtgtcaccgtccatataagggatgtaagagcagggtagattaagggttgaaattatttttatcttattttcagctttgatgatgaattttgttataacttcatgaatgtagacgaaaaataagaataaaatttttcgatatgtgtcttggttttcgaaatatcgaaagctaaataattaaacaaaattttcaattttcgatattttgaaaattaagccagatatcgaaaaattttattcttacttttcgtcttatatcgtcaagtaataatataaatttatcatcaaaattgaaaatatctatttttaaatttttacccccACGCCctcgctcatacatccttaaatgttaagcatgtattttcgataaagtCAAAGAGATACTAGAgtcaatatgttttaaatttttctaaagaaaccagtttttaaataaacatcgGATTCATGGGTTCAACGTAAGAGTTTTTGTCCACCTTTTAAGGTATTATTCTCTTTGCTTCTATTTCTGCAATTTCGGATCGTCCGTTTGGATTAACTTTTTTGTAGTAATCTATATTCATTTCTATTTGTTAACAAATCATGATCAAAAACTCTGCTTAAAAGAACTAATatcttacttttaaaattatgtccCTGATAAATAGGGAATTCGGGATTCAAACGATGATATCACGTAACTTGTACCAATTTGGGAGGAGTATTATTTCTCCGTATAAAAAAGGTAAACAAGAGGCATAATATCATGTgatgtgttttttaaaacttgGTCTGTCTGAAAAATTCAAGCAACAGTCACTCAAAGATTTCTACTGAGAGCATGACGTTACTTCTTATTGGTGTTTAATGAAAAACACGCCTACATGTACGCCTACAAAACTTGAGCAAATTATTTCAGAAATACCATcgacatttttatgaaaatgtacataGGAAGCAATCTCTGggtaaaaatcacaaaatgctGCAAAGTTTTGGCCAATTTTGTCGTTAAGCATCTCGAATAAATTATGATGATATAAATCgctaattctaaaaaaatatttaaaagttggtGAACTACCGAATTTGagctcaaaaaataaaaaatatttgcctttttttattgaaagatgTATTTTCAAActtgtttaaatgaaattttacttaGAAACCTGACTAACACACCAATTATAAATGTAACAATTATGGACTTCTATGTTccattttggtaatttttgggAAGAGGCATCTATAGTGATATCGAAACAGTTGAAAAAACATCGCAGGGAATACATTATCTTCATTGTAAGAATCGATTAATCTGCAAAAAAAGAACACCCCAAAATGATCCTAAAGTGCAATTAAGGCCAATACAAATGTCAATATAAGTAATCACTGTAAGGGATTTTGAGCCTTCTAATATCATAAAAAGGTATATTGTTTACTCAGAACTggaaacgttaaaaaaattgtaaaatggtTTGAGATAGGGCCTTTTAAATTATTGTGGCCGTATAAAAATCGAGGCACTAAATAGGTTGGTCATTTTTGAAGCTTTCTCAATTTTTGCTCAACTTCAGCAACTACTTACCAAAATTCAACTTATTATCGATGTTGCTAATATCAATATACACATCGGAAATAAACCAGACAAAAATAATGGTTGTAGGACAAATGttatgtattgaaatttttttatcatttttacaaaaacaacttttatgaaTCGTAAACTTatgaacacaaaataaaatattcgaatCGTATaacttagtttttttgtttttctaagtGTGTTGTATATGAAACGTACATAGTCCAAAACAAACCCATAATTTGTCTACATAACACCTGACGATGAGTAGCAACAAAAgaataattcaataatacaaataatggCCAAACCATATATCCATCTTTTAATAAACTCCAATAACGATCTTGCATAAATTCAACAGATTCATTAAATGATTTTCCACGTATTAATTCCTTTATTACTAAATACATAACCAATGAGactggtttaaataaaaattgatcataaatCATTTTCAGTAGAGCTGCACTAGATTCAGTTCCAAAACGacgaattaaatatttatgccaAACATACATGATAGGTGACACGTAGACAAATGCTAATATACAAAACTCAAATGTTCTTTGTGAATTATATTGATCAGTGGTTATTAATTGTGCTAAAAAATCTGCTAATGCTGATATGGTTACTGAACGTACTGTATGATAAATGTATGGATTTTGAAATGGTCTATCTATTTGTTCATCGTAATAACTGGCATAAATGGCAGTTTCCATACCCAGTGACGGCATGAAGAAGTAatcattttttgcataaactcAAAATGATTTGTGTCCAGGTGAAGTTCACTCCTTTTTTACACGTGATGATTTTTAATCtacatacaattaatttttgaaactaaaccttaaaaaaatattttaaccataaaaaaatataaaa
This region includes:
- the LOC123296413 gene encoding mpv17-like protein — encoded protein: MPSLGMETAIYASYYDEQIDRPFQNPYIYHTVRSVTISALADFLAQLITTDQYNSQRTFEFCILAFVYVSPIMYVWHKYLIRRFGTESSAALLKMIYDQFLFKPVSLVMYLVIKELIRGKSFNESVEFMQDRYWSLLKDGYMVWPLFVLLNYSFVATHRQVLCRQIMGLFWTMYVSYTTHLEKQKN